A window of the Oscillospiraceae bacterium NTUH-002-81 genome harbors these coding sequences:
- a CDS encoding nitroreductase family protein: MFRDTSMDYLTLEEIQEIKNNNQKLTDEDFLAMDESEFRARVRERSHHSLEIQMYHAAYRNEKLKASQADYVKHLLELWRKRGLGTDLPEYKYASFLIESADKLSRGEAVDLSPYKPKTVTPQMEEDFFTIVKERRSVREFTDQEVPDELIDKVLEAGLWAAHGCNVQSVRYIVVREKNEPGLFRGSDVPGGPVHLIVLQDMRCYRANSFTPVRNQLLDAGAAGQNMVLAAHAVGLESVWLTFRNKEFSDRLRARFNLPEYMRLVTYVDVGYGDQTPYPPLRWDVKDTVLGRY, encoded by the coding sequence ATGTTTCGAGATACGAGTATGGATTACCTTACCTTAGAGGAGATCCAGGAGATCAAAAACAACAATCAGAAACTGACAGACGAGGATTTCCTGGCCATGGATGAATCGGAATTCCGTGCCAGAGTCCGGGAGAGAAGCCATCACTCTCTGGAGATCCAGATGTACCATGCAGCATACAGAAATGAGAAATTAAAGGCTTCCCAGGCAGATTATGTGAAACATCTGCTGGAGCTGTGGAGAAAGAGAGGGCTGGGCACAGACCTGCCGGAGTACAAGTACGCCAGCTTCCTCATCGAGTCTGCGGACAAGCTTTCCAGAGGAGAAGCGGTGGATCTGTCTCCCTACAAGCCGAAGACGGTAACGCCCCAGATGGAGGAGGATTTCTTCACCATCGTAAAGGAGCGCCGTTCCGTCAGAGAGTTTACGGATCAGGAAGTGCCGGATGAGCTGATCGACAAGGTGCTGGAGGCCGGTCTGTGGGCAGCTCACGGCTGCAATGTACAGTCTGTCCGCTACATTGTGGTGCGGGAGAAAAACGAACCCGGTTTATTCCGGGGCAGCGATGTGCCCGGCGGCCCGGTGCATCTGATCGTATTACAGGATATGCGCTGCTACCGTGCCAATTCCTTTACCCCGGTGAGAAACCAACTGCTGGATGCAGGCGCAGCCGGACAGAATATGGTACTGGCGGCCCATGCCGTAGGACTGGAAAGCGTATGGCTGACCTTCCGCAACAAGGAGTTCAGCGACCGGTTAAGAGCCCGTTTCAATCTGCCGGAGTACATGCGTCTCGTGACCTATGTGGATGTGGGATACGGCGATCAGACCCCTTACCCGCCGCTTCGCTGGGATGTGAAGGACACGGTTCTGGGAAGATATTAA